The Mucilaginibacter terrenus genome has a segment encoding these proteins:
- a CDS encoding nuclear transport factor 2 family protein produces the protein MLKKCLPAVTAVAISLISSCGQQRPEKPAADKKMQSETLIQEHFRYLNDHDLKSLVSQYAPKANITSSDWKGMATGPEGADQIFHLEFYVSPDAKYLVDKVINTDTTVVVEYDVVGLHDKANGGVRYDLRKCSIFRIDSLNKIAAESTYANGMAYHNGN, from the coding sequence ATGCTAAAAAAATGTTTACCAGCAGTTACTGCTGTAGCAATCAGCCTGATCTCTTCATGTGGGCAGCAAAGGCCTGAAAAGCCTGCTGCCGATAAAAAGATGCAATCGGAAACACTTATACAGGAACACTTTAGATATCTTAATGATCATGACCTTAAAAGCCTGGTAAGTCAGTATGCCCCTAAAGCAAACATTACCTCAAGTGATTGGAAAGGCATGGCTACAGGACCAGAAGGAGCCGACCAGATATTCCACTTAGAATTTTATGTATCGCCCGATGCTAAATACCTGGTAGATAAAGTAATAAATACCGACACGACGGTGGTGGTGGAATATGATGTAGTTGGCTTGCACGACAAAGCCAACGGCGGTGTAAGGTATGATCTGCGCAAATGCAGTATTTTTCGTATAGACAGCCTCAATAAAATAGCAGCGGAATCTACCTACGCTAACGGCATGGCCTATCACAACGGCAATTAA
- the mutS gene encoding DNA mismatch repair protein MutS, with protein sequence MAKSETKETPLMQQYNAIKAKHPGALLLFRVGDFYETFGQDAVKASGILGIVLTRRANGAATHIELAGFPHHSLETYLPKLVRAGQRVAICDQLEDPKSVKGIVKRGVTELVTPGVATSDNILQQKTNNYLASLYFEKNSIGIALIDISTGEFLTAQGNSNYIDKLLQSYSPSEIIFPKSRQHDFKDTYGDRYYTFTLDEWPYSGDYAHETLLKHFGVKSLKGFGIDKLNLGIVAAGVALHYLNETEHRNLQHISAISRIEEDRYLWLDRFSIRNLELVGSANENALTLVDVLDQTCSPMGARLLRRWIVMPLKEIKPIRDRLGVVEYLISKEELREELQHQIRQIGDLERLISKIGLQKANPREVCQLKKALLAISSIKKLAENSESEPLRAIAEQLNQCTTICEKIARELHPEPPIMMVKGSVMNDGLNEELDRLRKIAFGGKGYLLEIQKREAEVTGIPSLKVSFNNVFGYYLEVTHSHRDKVPTDWIRKQTLVNAERYITPELKEYEEQILGAEEKILVLETRLYNDLLYALAEYIKPIQLNAQLVARLDVLLNFATISLKNYYVKPDVNESRVLDIKGGRHPVIEKNLPPGEDYITNDVFLDSDSQQIIIITGPNMAGKSALLRQTGLIVLMAQMGCFVPAKAASIGLIDKIFTRVGASDNLSSGESTFMVEMNETASILNNLSDRSLILLDEIGRGTSTYDGISIAWSIAEYLHNHPSAKAKTLFATHYHELNELSNSFNRIKNFNVSVKEVGQQIIFLRKLVPGGSEHSFGIHVAKLAGMPGKVLSRANEILKKLEHERTGGEHIKESIRKVQKQAVQMQMFSIDDPVLVKIRDTLNNLDVNTLTPVEALMKLDEIQRVIKS encoded by the coding sequence TTGGCAAAAAGCGAAACCAAAGAAACGCCTTTAATGCAGCAGTACAATGCCATAAAGGCTAAGCACCCGGGTGCGTTGCTGCTTTTTCGTGTGGGCGATTTTTATGAGACCTTTGGACAGGATGCGGTTAAAGCATCCGGTATTTTAGGCATTGTGCTTACCAGGCGTGCAAATGGCGCGGCAACACACATCGAGCTTGCAGGATTCCCGCACCACTCGCTTGAAACCTACCTGCCAAAGTTAGTAAGGGCTGGTCAGCGGGTGGCTATATGCGATCAGTTGGAGGATCCTAAATCGGTAAAAGGAATCGTAAAGCGCGGAGTTACTGAACTGGTTACACCCGGCGTAGCAACTAGCGACAACATCCTTCAGCAAAAAACCAACAATTACCTCGCATCTCTATATTTTGAAAAGAACAGTATTGGGATCGCATTAATTGACATCTCCACTGGTGAATTCTTAACCGCTCAGGGAAACAGCAATTACATTGATAAATTACTGCAAAGCTACTCTCCCAGCGAAATAATATTTCCCAAAAGTCGTCAGCACGATTTTAAAGATACTTACGGCGATCGTTACTATACATTCACACTTGATGAATGGCCATACAGCGGCGACTATGCCCACGAAACCCTGCTAAAGCACTTCGGCGTAAAATCCCTGAAAGGCTTTGGTATTGATAAGCTGAACCTCGGCATTGTTGCAGCCGGGGTTGCCCTGCACTACCTCAATGAAACAGAGCACAGGAACCTTCAGCACATCAGCGCCATTAGCCGCATAGAAGAAGACCGCTACTTATGGCTGGACAGGTTCAGCATACGTAACCTGGAGCTGGTTGGCTCGGCCAATGAGAACGCCTTAACTCTTGTGGATGTGCTCGACCAAACCTGCTCTCCTATGGGCGCACGTTTACTGCGCCGATGGATAGTAATGCCGTTAAAGGAGATTAAACCCATACGTGACCGCTTGGGTGTGGTAGAATACCTGATAAGCAAGGAAGAACTACGCGAGGAGCTACAACACCAGATAAGGCAGATAGGCGACCTCGAACGGCTTATATCAAAAATCGGCTTGCAAAAAGCCAATCCGCGCGAAGTTTGCCAGTTGAAGAAAGCGCTACTGGCTATATCAAGTATCAAAAAACTTGCAGAGAACAGCGAGAGCGAACCGCTGCGTGCTATTGCCGAGCAGCTAAACCAGTGCACTACCATTTGCGAGAAGATAGCGCGTGAGCTTCATCCCGAACCACCGATAATGATGGTAAAGGGCTCGGTGATGAACGATGGCCTTAACGAAGAATTGGACAGGCTCCGTAAGATAGCTTTCGGTGGTAAAGGTTACCTGCTTGAAATACAAAAACGTGAAGCAGAAGTGACCGGGATACCTTCACTAAAAGTGTCTTTTAACAATGTATTTGGCTATTATTTAGAGGTAACACATAGCCACAGGGATAAAGTGCCAACGGATTGGATTCGTAAGCAAACGCTGGTAAATGCCGAACGTTATATTACGCCAGAGCTAAAGGAGTACGAGGAGCAGATACTGGGTGCGGAAGAAAAGATATTAGTATTGGAAACCCGCCTGTATAACGATTTACTATACGCACTTGCAGAATACATTAAACCGATACAGCTGAATGCCCAACTGGTAGCCCGGCTGGATGTGTTGCTTAATTTCGCTACCATTTCGTTAAAGAACTATTATGTTAAGCCTGATGTTAATGAAAGCCGCGTGCTGGACATTAAAGGCGGGCGGCATCCGGTTATAGAAAAAAACCTTCCTCCTGGCGAGGATTACATTACCAACGACGTATTCCTTGATTCTGACTCACAGCAGATCATCATTATCACCGGGCCAAATATGGCAGGTAAGTCGGCATTGCTCAGGCAAACTGGCCTAATAGTGCTAATGGCACAGATGGGTTGCTTTGTTCCAGCCAAAGCTGCTTCTATAGGATTAATCGACAAGATCTTCACCCGCGTAGGCGCATCTGATAACCTTTCTTCAGGCGAATCGACCTTTATGGTGGAGATGAATGAAACCGCCAGCATTCTCAACAACCTAAGTGACCGGAGTTTAATATTACTGGACGAGATCGGGCGCGGCACTTCCACTTATGATGGAATCTCAATAGCCTGGTCTATAGCCGAATACCTGCACAATCATCCATCAGCAAAGGCGAAAACTTTATTTGCAACGCATTATCACGAGTTGAATGAACTGAGTAACAGCTTTAACCGCATAAAAAACTTCAACGTATCAGTAAAGGAAGTCGGACAGCAGATCATCTTCCTGCGCAAATTAGTCCCGGGTGGCAGCGAGCACAGCTTCGGTATACACGTAGCTAAACTGGCGGGTATGCCAGGAAAAGTGCTTAGTCGCGCTAACGAGATTTTGAAAAAGCTGGAACATGAGCGCACCGGCGGCGAGCACATCAAAGAGAGTATCCGTAAGGTGCAAAAACAAGCTGTGCAGATGCAAATGTTCTCGATTGATGATCCGGTGCTAGTGAAGATTCGCGATACGCTAAACAACCTCGACGTAAACACTTTAACGCCCGTAGAAGCCCTAATGAAACTGGATGAGATACAACGGGTAATAAAAAGCTGA
- a CDS encoding C40 family peptidase, with the protein MFNFRTYTKAVLFIVAAATLASCHPRKLTARTDNYGNTGSTAVITRRGPYVMVKPDKELADKYATIMGVKRNDIQNGRLYNFIDEWMGTPYRFGGLGKDGVDCSGLVSLLQLQVYDTALPRTCAMQANTIKRKYEDELKEGDLVFFDFDGKQFSHVGVYLQNGYIVHASTRRGVVVVRLHDNGLYQYFSRAGSIFDPAEMPAPGN; encoded by the coding sequence ATGTTTAACTTCCGTACGTATACTAAGGCTGTACTGTTTATTGTTGCCGCAGCCACTTTAGCTTCTTGTCACCCACGTAAACTCACAGCGCGTACAGACAACTATGGTAACACCGGAAGTACTGCAGTAATTACCAGGCGTGGACCATATGTTATGGTGAAGCCTGATAAAGAGCTTGCCGACAAGTACGCCACAATAATGGGCGTTAAACGCAACGACATACAAAACGGCCGGTTATACAATTTTATTGACGAGTGGATGGGTACCCCCTACCGGTTTGGGGGTTTAGGAAAAGACGGCGTAGACTGCTCGGGTTTAGTATCCCTATTGCAATTGCAGGTTTACGATACGGCTTTGCCCCGAACTTGTGCTATGCAGGCCAACACCATAAAAAGAAAGTATGAAGATGAACTGAAAGAAGGCGATCTGGTCTTTTTTGATTTTGATGGGAAACAGTTCAGCCATGTGGGGGTGTACCTGCAAAATGGTTATATTGTACACGCAAGCACCCGCAGGGGTGTCGTAGTGGTTCGCTTACACGATAATGGCTTGTATCAATATTTCTCTCGGGCAGGCTCTATCTTCGACCCTGCTGAAATGCCGGCACCAGGCAACTAA
- a CDS encoding TMEM175 family protein, with product MNVNEGEEIKKEFQLERVILFSDAVFAIIITIMVLEMKMPEGLRHANAEKVKEAFMELLPKFGGYLISFLIVGIFWSKHLKIFSFLKDYTNKLIALNLLFLFSISLFPFAVSLMTETLGPHSLYGLVVYFGIVMFCSLTQTVLVHYLIINADELCIMPADIKKNLHWKSQRFTYIAVPAFYALIIVAIVLDLDVNIITTISGVWAITLAVIRKRYYPAAKAENGPILARLFRSRRRLKEAVEQQ from the coding sequence TTCCAATTAGAGCGTGTGATACTCTTTAGTGATGCGGTTTTCGCTATCATTATAACAATAATGGTATTGGAAATGAAGATGCCCGAAGGTTTGCGGCACGCTAATGCTGAAAAAGTGAAAGAAGCTTTTATGGAGCTGCTACCAAAGTTTGGTGGTTACCTCATATCATTCCTTATTGTAGGTATTTTCTGGTCAAAGCACCTTAAAATATTCAGTTTCTTAAAAGATTATACCAACAAGCTTATTGCCCTTAATTTGCTATTTCTCTTTTCGATATCCTTATTCCCGTTTGCTGTATCGCTTATGACAGAAACGCTCGGGCCACATAGCTTGTACGGGCTGGTAGTGTACTTTGGCATTGTGATGTTTTGCTCTCTCACGCAAACCGTGCTTGTGCACTACCTGATTATTAACGCTGATGAGTTGTGCATTATGCCTGCTGATATTAAGAAAAACCTGCATTGGAAATCGCAGCGCTTTACTTACATCGCTGTTCCGGCTTTTTATGCCCTAATTATAGTAGCAATAGTGCTGGATTTAGATGTTAACATTATAACCACCATAAGCGGCGTTTGGGCTATTACACTTGCTGTGATACGGAAGCGGTACTACCCTGCTGCAAAAGCTGAAAACGGCCCCATACTAGCCAGGTTATTCCGCTCGAGAAGGCGCTTGAAAGAAGCTGTTGAACAGCAGTAG